Proteins from one Cryptomeria japonica chromosome 4, Sugi_1.0, whole genome shotgun sequence genomic window:
- the LOC131049012 gene encoding heavy metal-associated isoprenylated plant protein 2-like yields MKKVVVAVEMCCEKCKTRVLKTVAKVEGVDSIEVDASKNTVTVIGEVDPVKITVKIRKFSRCAQIISVGPHPPPKKPEEKKVEKKPQAEEIIYILPACCQRCEGGYYVYDDFDSQNYSFCTIV; encoded by the exons ATGAAG AAAGTTGTAGTGGCTGTAGAAATGTGCTGTGAAAAATGCAAAACAAGGGTCTTGAAAACTGTTGCCAAAGTTGAAG GAGTGGATTCTATAGAAGTGGATGCCTCCAAGAATACAGTGACAGTCATTGGAGAGGTAGACCCTGTCAAAATTACAGTAAAGATCAGAAAATTCAGCAGGTGTGCACAGATTATAAGTGTGGGACCTCATCCTCCACCGAAAAAGccagaagagaagaaggtggagaaAAAACCACAGGCTGAAGAAATAATCTACATTCTGCCAGCATGTTGTCAAAGATGTGAGGGTGGGTATTATGTCTATGACGACTTTGACAGCCAAAATTACAGTTTTTGCACCATTGTTTAG